A window of Leptospira licerasiae serovar Varillal str. VAR 010 contains these coding sequences:
- a CDS encoding ImmA/IrrE family metallo-endopeptidase, with amino-acid sequence MRGRKNPERIAELFLEENNITKYPVNIKKLIKKAGLQLVEMELPGDVSGILEVNGKEYTVFVHEKHHEHRQRFTMAHELGHFLIHQPKATHIDRKSFFRSPSSSEALNYEEIEANRFAASLLMPKEWVIKEINHFASLHGGDLIDNDQDLIEYLADEFDVSYAAMAFRIQNIGIFKGFFS; translated from the coding sequence GTGCGCGGAAGAAAAAATCCTGAGCGAATCGCGGAATTATTTTTAGAAGAGAATAATATAACCAAGTATCCAGTTAATATAAAAAAATTAATTAAGAAAGCTGGACTCCAATTAGTTGAAATGGAATTACCTGGAGATGTTTCAGGCATTCTTGAAGTGAATGGGAAAGAATATACAGTTTTTGTTCATGAAAAACATCATGAACATAGACAGCGTTTTACAATGGCGCATGAATTAGGGCATTTCTTAATTCATCAACCGAAAGCAACTCACATCGATCGTAAATCTTTCTTCAGAAGTCCATCTTCTTCAGAAGCGCTGAATTATGAAGAAATAGAGGCGAATCGATTTGCAGCTTCGCTATTAATGCCGAAGGAATGGGTGATTAAAGAAATTAATCACTTTGCCTCTCTACATGGTGGAGACCTAATTGATAATGATCAAGATTTAATAGAGTACCTCGCTGACGAATTCGACGTGAGTTACGCAGCAATGGCCTTTCGAATTCAAAACATCGGAATCTTTAAAGGATTCTTTAGTTAA
- a CDS encoding tyrosine-type recombinase/integrase, with translation MSIRSNVIRIEEYQNRRSKGPRDSEPETGIMLGKGLTDQTMVELTRKFSTPVTERDFRNRALFSLMSKTGLRAKEIVSLRFSQLFQSPSSEMLITYIKKGGRRGFSVIAEETLLFLKEYHSWFKEKHDYFILSLSGRNQSARSNLSTRGLQLIVNSWGVTTCSGRLVHPHSLRHTLGAKLLETAGSIAAQKVLGHSTPVTTSKYYTKPYFDASKFLTWE, from the coding sequence ATGTCAATCAGATCTAACGTTATAAGAATTGAAGAATATCAAAATCGTAGAAGCAAAGGACCACGTGACTCGGAACCAGAAACCGGTATAATGCTCGGAAAGGGACTGACGGATCAGACAATGGTTGAATTGACTCGGAAGTTTTCAACTCCTGTAACTGAAAGAGATTTTCGTAACCGCGCCCTATTCTCCCTAATGAGCAAAACAGGGCTTAGAGCTAAAGAAATTGTTTCTCTTCGCTTCTCCCAATTGTTTCAATCTCCTTCCAGTGAAATGCTAATCACTTATATTAAGAAAGGTGGACGAAGAGGCTTTTCAGTTATAGCAGAGGAAACATTACTTTTTCTTAAAGAATATCATTCTTGGTTTAAGGAGAAGCATGACTATTTTATTCTTTCTCTTTCCGGGAGGAACCAATCTGCCCGCTCTAACCTAAGCACACGAGGGCTTCAGCTGATTGTCAATTCTTGGGGAGTAACTACTTGTAGTGGTCGGCTCGTACATCCCCATTCGCTTCGCCATACATTAGGGGCCAAGCTTCTTGAAACCGCCGGATCAATCGCTGCTCAAAAGGTTTTAGGTCATTCGACACCAGTTACCACTTCTAAGTATTACACAAAACCCTACTTTGATGCTTCTAAGTTTCTTACCTGGGAATAA
- a CDS encoding LIC_13246 family protein, with translation MTEIRNQKHQWLQINEEGLKIFNEILRSLIAFHEMIYGNTKASDETWIFKKRLVESTNPLVAIKKFGDYEYLVFAKIQDKYNSWIHIDGIQMERIELEKIGTQKHDVFNILNMTDIYTNHCEPYAGEIPEDV, from the coding sequence GTGACTGAAATAAGAAATCAAAAACACCAATGGCTCCAAATAAATGAAGAAGGCTTAAAGATCTTCAATGAGATTCTCCGCTCCTTAATTGCCTTCCATGAAATGATCTATGGAAACACTAAAGCCTCAGACGAAACCTGGATATTTAAAAAGAGACTTGTTGAATCTACCAATCCCTTAGTTGCAATAAAGAAATTTGGAGACTATGAATACTTAGTCTTCGCCAAGATTCAAGATAAGTACAACTCCTGGATCCACATTGATGGAATACAAATGGAAAGAATAGAATTAGAAAAGATTGGGACACAAAAGCATGATGTTTTCAATATTCTCAATATGACTGACATCTACACGAATCATTGTGAGCCGTATGCTGGGGAAATACCAGAAGACGTCTAA
- a CDS encoding helix-turn-helix domain-containing protein — translation MEPSWIVSLNQSIGRNVRNYRKDRKISVENIAKMVSLSKSSIVQIERGQQATPVHKLYLIAEALNCSIFDLLPSMEDFKRSKNSNVDSQSLKRIKDDELKRILKTISKGKTSARKKKS, via the coding sequence ATGGAACCTTCATGGATTGTAAGTTTAAATCAATCTATTGGTCGAAATGTCCGAAATTATAGAAAGGACCGGAAGATTTCTGTAGAAAATATAGCAAAAATGGTATCCCTATCTAAATCCTCAATCGTCCAGATTGAAAGAGGGCAACAAGCTACGCCGGTTCATAAGCTATATTTGATTGCAGAGGCATTAAATTGTAGTATATTTGATTTACTACCCTCTATGGAGGATTTTAAGCGTTCTAAAAATAGCAATGTAGATTCTCAGTCTTTGAAAAGAATAAAAGACGATGAATTGAAGAGAATTCTCAAAACAATTTCAAAAGGAAAAACTAGTGCGCGGAAGAAAAAATCCTGA
- a CDS encoding ComEC/Rec2 family competence protein → MKNVAVEVIKPEKSDTFRIIFLNVGQGESTLLAIPNKDGAHKYALIDSNIDTSVDGVDLIEMLEDLLGGESLDYYINTHPHKDHNAKVKEIQERFGISELWHSGHTPKGDHKSSFEEMKDVINQLGTDKVFLLKGTNSKNKVRNSKDEKDVIRELGSISYQVLAPAEYVKDDIEDENAETHYARIHEYCGVIKFTYGNPEKSILITGDSNCIAWKNHIVEYHNGILKSEILSASHHGSKDFFWENGDVDLDVYLEHMDSIRPEYLVISAPKESKHGHPHEEALEQYKKYVVEENIFNLGEEEFCLVVDISPDGKMSFSKDKSLIEEYCSNKEKKRKEQKFFHSKRPSEPEPERFA, encoded by the coding sequence ATGAAGAATGTAGCAGTTGAAGTAATTAAGCCAGAAAAGTCGGATACGTTTCGAATTATCTTTTTAAACGTGGGGCAAGGGGAGAGCACTTTGCTCGCAATTCCTAATAAAGATGGGGCACATAAGTATGCACTCATAGATTCAAACATAGATACATCAGTCGACGGAGTCGATCTGATTGAAATGTTAGAGGATTTATTAGGTGGTGAATCCTTAGATTATTATATCAACACTCATCCTCATAAAGACCACAACGCTAAGGTCAAAGAAATTCAAGAAAGATTTGGTATCAGTGAATTATGGCATTCAGGCCACACACCTAAGGGAGATCATAAGTCTTCTTTTGAGGAAATGAAAGATGTAATCAATCAATTGGGTACTGACAAGGTTTTTCTTCTAAAAGGTACAAATTCAAAAAACAAAGTAAGAAATTCGAAAGATGAAAAAGATGTCATTAGGGAACTTGGAAGTATCTCATATCAAGTTTTAGCTCCCGCAGAATATGTAAAAGATGACATTGAAGATGAAAATGCAGAAACGCATTATGCTCGTATCCATGAATATTGCGGAGTAATAAAATTTACGTACGGAAATCCGGAAAAATCCATCCTTATTACCGGTGATTCGAACTGTATTGCTTGGAAAAACCATATTGTGGAATATCATAATGGCATTTTGAAAAGCGAAATTCTTAGCGCTTCGCATCATGGATCGAAAGACTTTTTTTGGGAAAACGGTGACGTAGACCTTGATGTTTATCTTGAACATATGGATTCAATAAGGCCAGAATATTTAGTCATAAGTGCTCCTAAGGAAAGCAAGCATGGGCATCCACATGAAGAAGCATTGGAGCAGTATAAGAAGTACGTAGTAGAAGAAAATATTTTCAATTTAGGAGAAGAAGAATTTTGCCTTGTTGTAGATATATCGCCAGATGGAAAAATGAGCTTTAGTAAAGACAAAAGCTTGATAGAGGAGTATTGCTCTAATAAAGAGAAGAAAAGGAAGGAACAGAAATTTTTTCATTCCAAAAGACCATCAGAGCCTGAGCCAGAGAGGTTTGCTTAG